The DNA segment TTTTAGTATTATTTGCTACTAAATACCATAGCAAAGGTCATTGTGGTTGTGGTCATGAGTGTAGCTGTCCTTGCAATAAAAATCAAAATAGTAAAAAATACTGCAATAAAAACCAACAAAATACTCACCAACAAAATACTCAAGATAATTCTCAATAAAAAAAAAGAATTTAACATAAAAGTTATCAAAACTTAAACTTTAATGCTATCAAAACCATTTTATTTTTTTAAAAAAATATATTTGTAAGGCTACTAAAACTAATAAATATTACTAAAAAATTCAAAAAGCATGTACATTTTCGCACCTGGTGTCCCAGCAACATTTAACCCAGTTAAAAAGCTTTAATGGTAATTTCATCTTTTACAATTTGCAGTCGATCACGTTCTTCTACAAGATTTTCCATATAACGTACCACATAATTATATATTTCTACTAAATGACGTTTATGCGAGCTTCCAAGCCAGATTAAACTATTTAACCTTAGTTGTTCAATTATACATCCCTTTGTAGAATTATATATCTTCTAAAAAATTATTATTACGCAACTCAGCTATAGACTTTCTTAAATAAGTATCTTATTACTATAGTTTGTTCTTCTATATCTACAAGCATGTAGTCAAGATCTATTAAAACTGGCTACATATAATAGATATTTTTGCTATTAATGTTGTTATAAAATCAGCAGAATTTTCAGGTCTACTTTATTATTAAAACTTTCTTTTATATTATCAAATACATTCAAAGATCTAAAGTTTGTACTAATTATGCGATTTTTATCTATCATTTATTGAAATCATATCTTCATGGGCATCATCTTTATTAGTATTTATGAGAGAATTATTAGCTTTTTCATTTTGCAACATAGCTGATGTTAAAGCAATTTATTAAAAATATTAGATTTTTACTAAATTTTCATTGGCATAATAATAAATAAACTATTATCTTTTTCGTCCTTAACTAATGCGCTCATATTAGGGTTATCAAGGTAGATAGTCATAGTTTCTTCACTAAGCACATTTATAATATCTAAGAGGTATTTGTAATTAAAACAAATTTCCATTGGTTGATCATTATATTGAATTTCGATTTTATCTTCAGCCTTTTCATTATCAGGATTATTAGCTGATAAAAGTAATTTATTTTGTGATATGTTCAGGCGTACACCTTTGTATTTATCATTAGCAAGTATTGATGTTCTTAATAATGAATTTTTGAAAAACTGTTTATCCACAGCTAGCAATTTTGTATTATTCTTAGGAATTACTTTTTGATAATCAGGATAACGACCATCTATAAGCTTTGATATAAAAATATAATTGCCAAATATCGCTTTTAGGTAATTTTTGCCAAGACAAATTTTGATATTTTCTTCTGTTTTGCCTACTATCTTTTTAAGCTCTAAGATTGCTTTTTTTGGTATTATCGACTGTGAAGCACTATCTAACACCCTACTATCAATTATAGACTCTGTAATAGACATTCTATGACCATCTGTAGATACTGCTCTGAGTAGATTTGAATTAATTTCCCAAAACATCCCATTTAAGAAATATCTTGTATCGTCATTAGCCATTGAAAAATCTACTTTAGATATAATATGAAGAAAATCTTGCTGAGATAAGTCAAAACTTGCTTGCTCATTTATATTACTATCAATAATAGGATAATTATCAGCATTTAATAATATAAGATTAAAAGTACTATTATTAGAGACAATAGTTACCTTATTTTTATCAACTCTAAAATCAATCATTGAATTTTCATTCAAACTTCTGACAATATTGTAAATTTTGTCAGCATTTAATGCTAACTTTATACTTGTATTACAACTAACAGCTATATTACATGATATTTCTATATCAAGTTCTGAAGCTGTAATTTTGAGATTATTATTATCAATGTTAAATAGTATACACGATAGTAAAGGCATTGTACTCTTACTATTTGCCACTGACAGCATAGATTGTAAAGGTTTTAGTAAGTCATCTCTATTTAATACAAAATTCATTTTTAAAAAACCCCTTTGATAAAGTTACTAATTTTATTTAACGAGAAATTTTGTCTAAAAGCAACTCATAATCATCCGATATTAAAGTATTGCTTTGTCTTAATTTAGTTATAGCTTTGACAGCATGCATAACTGTCGTATGGTCTCTACCACCAAAAGCATTGCCTATTTCTGGCAAACTATGTGATGTTAGTTCACGAGCTAAACTCATTGCTATTTGCCTTGGTCTAGCTATATTTCTACTCCTTTGGTTAGAAGTTAAATCTTTTACCCTGATTCTATAAAAATCAGCGACAACCTTTTGGATATTATCTATTTTCACTTTCTTTTCTTGTATTTTTATAACATCTCTTAAGCAAGATTGCGCTACTTCAATAGTAGGATCCTTGTGATTAAATTTAGAGGTAGTAAGCACTCTGTTTAAAGCACCTTCTAGTTCTCTGACATTAGTACGTACATTCTCAGCAATAAAAGCTGCTGTTTCATTAGGTAATTTTTGACCTAAATCGTGTGCTTTTTTAAGCAAAATAGCAATTCTGGTTTCTAAATCTGGCATATCAACAGATACAGTCAAGCCATAACCGAAACGTGAAACTAATCTTTCTTCAAGTCCTTCTATCTCATTTGGATATTTATCACTGGTTAGAATTATCTGTTTACCATTTTCATACAAAGCATTAAAAGTATGAAAAAACTCCTGAGCTGTACCTTCTTTACCAGCGATAAACTGAATATCATCAATCAAAAGTATATCAGCAGATCTATAAACTCTTTGAAACTCATCTTGATCTTGTAAACGAATAGAATTTACATAATCTTTAATAAATTGTTCTGAATTTGTATAGATAATTTTAGCATTAGGATTAACTTCTTTAGCATGATTACCTATTGCTTGCATTAAGTGAGTTTTTCCTAAACCACTGCCACCATAAATAAATAAAGGATTATGTAATTTTCCTGGGTTTATCGATACCTGCATAGCTGCTGCTCTAGCAATTTTGTTAGCATCACCAACTACAAAACTATCAAAAACATATTTTTCTTTTAATGGTAAACCAAAAGAGTACTCTTCAGCTTCCTTTGCTGTAATTAGCATAGCTTCATCAAAACCAAATAACTCTTGTGATGAAGAAAAGTTTTTAGTAGTGTATTTTTTTGATATTTTAGATTCTTGTACTACTTTTGCTTCTTCTGATTCGTCTTTTATCTCAACACTTGATGTACTAAAAAAATTAGCTTGCGGTCCAGCTGTGATAACTTCAGTAATTTTTTTACCAGAGAATTTTTTGTTAGAATATTCAATAATTAAATCTTTACCATGACACTCTTGAATTGTTGCTAAAATAAAATTTCCATATTTAGATTTTATATGTTTTTTGAAATATTCATTGTTACAATAAATTGTGAATAAGTTACTATTTTGCTCTACATGAATAGGCTTTATCCACGTTTTATATTCAAACGTAGAAAGTTTTTTTTTTATTCTTTTTAAACATTTATTCCATGTAGTCATATATAAAAAAATACCCTAATATCCATTATAAATATAAAGGGTAGCCAAATGTAGGCAAAAGTATTAATGAATAACTAAGATTTTATTGTAATAAAAAAAAATAAGCAATCATAATTAAGCATACTTGTGGATAATTATGTTAATTAATTTGTTTATTCTTTGTTTCAAGATTTGTGTAATAAGTTATTAACAAATATGTTAATATTTATGTTAATTAATTTGATAATTTTTTATCCATATTTTTATTCAGATTCTTTTTACTACTTTTTTACATGCTTATACATTTATTTTTATCCACGTTTAAATATTGATATATTTATATTTTATAAATTTATGCACAACGAGATACGCACATAATAAATAATAATATAAATAAAACAAAGTAATATATAATAATATAATATAAAGGATATTCAAAAAAAAAAATATTTTTCTTTATAATAGATTGTTAACAAAATTTAAAACATTTTTCTAATGTCATTTAATACAGAAATCTTTTTGAATATAAACAAATATGAGCAACGAATAGCAATAAAAGAAAATAATATTCTCAAAGAAATTTTGATAGAGCGCGATAATCAAAAAAGAATTGTTGGAAATATTTATAAAGGGAAAATAATTAGGGTTCTTCCTGGGATACAAGCAGCTTTTGTAGATATTGGTTTGGAAAAAGCTGGATTTTTACATTTATCAGAAGTTATACCTTTAGAGAAATATGATGATGACTCTGATGAGAATTTCAAACTCAAAAAAATAAACACTGAAGATATAAATGAATGGTTACGAGAAGGTCAAGAGGTTTTAGTGCAAGTAGTCAAAGAAAGTATAGGTAATAAAGGCGTAAAATTAACATCACATTTATCAGTATCTTCACGTTTTGTGGTTTTCTTACCTGATTTAGATCATATAGGCATCTCGCTTAAAATAACTAATGAACAAGAAAAGCAACGATTATTAGAATCAATTAAAAAAATTACTCAAAGTGAAAATCCACGTGGATATATTCTAAGGACAGCTGCTGAAGGTGCGAGTTATGAAAAATTAGAAAATGATATAAAATTTTTAAATAACTTATGGCAAGATATTTTAGATATTTCTAGTACAATCATTAAACCTAGTGTTGTTTATGAAGATTTTAGTTTAATAATCAAAACTATCAATATATTTGCTAATGATAATCTAGATAAAATTCTTGTAGATAATATCGATTCATATAAAGAAATATGTCATTTTACAGATAAATATATTCCTGGTTTAAGAGATAAAATAGAACTTTATCAAAAGCATAATATCTTTGAAGAGTATGATATTGAAAATGAAATAAATAAGGCTCTAGATAAAACTGTATATCTAAAATCAGGTGGTTATTTAGTTATAGAACAAACTGAAGCAATGATAACTGTTGATATCAATACAGGCGGTTATATTGGTACAAAAAATCTTGAGGAGACTATCTTTAAGACAAATCTAGAAGCTACAAAAGAGATAGCTAGGCAGCTAAGACTTAGAAATTTAGGTGGCATAATAATTATAGATTTTATAGACATGATGGATAAAACACATAAAACACAAGTTTTAGAAGCCTTAAAAAAAGAACTAGAGCTTGATAAGGCTAAGACTAGTGTAAGTGATATTTCAGAGCTAGGGTTAGTTGAAATGACACGTAAAAGGGTTCATGAGAGTTTGCTTAGAACTTTGTGTCAGCCGTGTGAACATTGTAATGGTAAAGGAAGTGTCAAAACATTACAAACAATTTGTTACGATATTTTTAGAGAAATAAAGTCAGAATCAAAAAATTATCCAAGC comes from the Francisella persica ATCC VR-331 genome and includes:
- the dnaN gene encoding DNA polymerase III subunit beta — protein: MNFVLNRDDLLKPLQSMLSVANSKSTMPLLSCILFNIDNNNLKITASELDIEISCNIAVSCNTSIKLALNADKIYNIVRSLNENSMIDFRVDKNKVTIVSNNSTFNLILLNADNYPIIDSNINEQASFDLSQQDFLHIISKVDFSMANDDTRYFLNGMFWEINSNLLRAVSTDGHRMSITESIIDSRVLDSASQSIIPKKAILELKKIVGKTEENIKICLGKNYLKAIFGNYIFISKLIDGRYPDYQKVIPKNNTKLLAVDKQFFKNSLLRTSILANDKYKGVRLNISQNKLLLSANNPDNEKAEDKIEIQYNDQPMEICFNYKYLLDIINVLSEETMTIYLDNPNMSALVKDEKDNSLFIIMPMKI
- the dnaA gene encoding chromosomal replication initiator protein DnaA, with the protein product MTTWNKCLKRIKKKLSTFEYKTWIKPIHVEQNSNLFTIYCNNEYFKKHIKSKYGNFILATIQECHGKDLIIEYSNKKFSGKKITEVITAGPQANFFSTSSVEIKDESEEAKVVQESKISKKYTTKNFSSSQELFGFDEAMLITAKEAEEYSFGLPLKEKYVFDSFVVGDANKIARAAAMQVSINPGKLHNPLFIYGGSGLGKTHLMQAIGNHAKEVNPNAKIIYTNSEQFIKDYVNSIRLQDQDEFQRVYRSADILLIDDIQFIAGKEGTAQEFFHTFNALYENGKQIILTSDKYPNEIEGLEERLVSRFGYGLTVSVDMPDLETRIAILLKKAHDLGQKLPNETAAFIAENVRTNVRELEGALNRVLTTSKFNHKDPTIEVAQSCLRDVIKIQEKKVKIDNIQKVVADFYRIRVKDLTSNQRSRNIARPRQIAMSLARELTSHSLPEIGNAFGGRDHTTVMHAVKAITKLRQSNTLISDDYELLLDKISR
- a CDS encoding Rne/Rng family ribonuclease, coding for MSFNTEIFLNINKYEQRIAIKENNILKEILIERDNQKRIVGNIYKGKIIRVLPGIQAAFVDIGLEKAGFLHLSEVIPLEKYDDDSDENFKLKKINTEDINEWLREGQEVLVQVVKESIGNKGVKLTSHLSVSSRFVVFLPDLDHIGISLKITNEQEKQRLLESIKKITQSENPRGYILRTAAEGASYEKLENDIKFLNNLWQDILDISSTIIKPSVVYEDFSLIIKTINIFANDNLDKILVDNIDSYKEICHFTDKYIPGLRDKIELYQKHNIFEEYDIENEINKALDKTVYLKSGGYLVIEQTEAMITVDINTGGYIGTKNLEETIFKTNLEATKEIARQLRLRNLGGIIIIDFIDMMDKTHKTQVLEALKKELELDKAKTSVSDISELGLVEMTRKRVHESLLRTLCQPCEHCNGKGSVKTLQTICYDIFREIKSESKNYPSYNDFLLISSEKIIDYIEKEESIWLAELELEIQKNIYLKVENSHIYNQYDIIPLNLKKF